One Bacteroidota bacterium genomic window carries:
- a CDS encoding NAD-dependent epimerase/dehydratase family protein, with protein sequence MGRTAFVTGADGFVGLNLTKELLKHGWQVFAFCLPACTSPHLEEMRVTILRGDITDKQSLLTAFPEHVDAVFHLAADTSLRSSENKKQNKVNVLGTRNVVEVALEKKAGRFIHMSSVAVFGFHERHIHEQTPSNVYNSNINYFKSKALAEEEVLRGINNGLDAVILSPGNIIGPYDTSGWAQIFIKIKEDQFSGIGNGGGSFCHVFEVAKVMREAVDKGKTGERYVLGGEDASFHELAVKTQQLIGGNVPDKPVSSAMMHLLSWIVIFFCTLRGKTPFLTPEIATLSSNWLCVDATKAEQELGYRKHSLEEMIQDSYQWLSSQNIC encoded by the coding sequence ATGGGGCGTACAGCTTTTGTCACTGGCGCAGATGGGTTTGTGGGACTGAACCTTACAAAAGAACTGCTCAAGCATGGATGGCAGGTGTTTGCGTTCTGTCTACCAGCATGCACATCTCCTCACCTGGAAGAAATGCGGGTAACGATTCTTCGTGGAGACATTACGGACAAGCAATCCCTGCTTACAGCCTTCCCCGAACATGTTGATGCTGTTTTTCATCTGGCGGCAGACACGAGTTTGCGTTCGTCAGAGAACAAAAAGCAAAACAAGGTGAATGTATTGGGTACGCGCAATGTGGTGGAAGTCGCACTCGAAAAGAAGGCTGGGCGATTTATACATATGTCCTCCGTAGCTGTGTTCGGCTTCCATGAGAGACACATCCATGAACAAACACCATCGAACGTCTACAACTCAAACATCAACTATTTCAAATCCAAAGCGCTGGCTGAAGAAGAAGTGTTACGCGGCATAAATAACGGATTAGACGCTGTAATTTTGAGTCCGGGAAATATTATTGGCCCGTACGACACCAGCGGCTGGGCACAGATATTTATTAAAATAAAAGAAGATCAATTCTCCGGTATTGGAAATGGCGGGGGAAGTTTTTGTCACGTTTTTGAGGTTGCCAAAGTAATGCGTGAGGCCGTCGACAAAGGCAAAACCGGGGAGCGGTATGTATTGGGGGGCGAAGACGCCAGCTTTCACGAGTTAGCCGTAAAAACACAGCAGCTTATTGGCGGCAACGTTCCTGACAAACCTGTTTCTTCAGCGATGATGCACCTCTTGAGCTGGATCGTCATCTTCTTCTGCACCCTACGCGGGAAAACACCGTTTTTGACACCAGAAATAGCAACGTTATCTTCGAACTGGTTGTGCGTAGACGCAACAAAAGCCGAGCAAGAACTGGGCTATCGCAAGCACAGTCTGGAAGAGATGATACAGGATTCCTACCAGTGGTTGTCATCGCAGAATATCTGCTAA
- a CDS encoding amidohydrolase family protein: MKKLAIIACTALLLLCNAAQAQQPKIDVHVHAMLPTDNGPPPLFACVPVISYLPAPNTASEWPQQFMHALKNPACDDPIPIPETPEALMRATIVELEANNAVGILSGPPDRVNLWKEAAPDRFIKSLQLNILRDPYSAEDARAYFADGGFLVLGEVTNQYIGIGPNDPRMMPYWAMTEEMDIPVQIHMGSGPPGAGALVPDFLVAAGNPLLLEPVLAEHPNLRISIMHMAEGFNDELVMMLWTYPQLYVDIGGIMWGKGIEYFYGQLEDLVNAGFSNRLMFGADAMTWPGLITRSLEIMENADFLSEAQKQDIYFNNAVRFFGLDSEEMKRRALGKKP; encoded by the coding sequence ATGAAAAAGCTTGCAATCATAGCATGTACAGCACTCCTATTGCTTTGTAACGCTGCACAGGCTCAACAGCCCAAGATCGATGTGCATGTTCATGCCATGTTGCCAACAGACAATGGCCCACCTCCATTATTTGCATGCGTACCTGTAATCTCGTACTTACCTGCTCCAAATACGGCTAGTGAATGGCCGCAGCAATTCATGCATGCGCTCAAGAATCCGGCATGTGACGATCCCATTCCGATACCAGAAACCCCTGAAGCGCTAATGCGGGCTACCATTGTAGAGCTCGAAGCCAACAACGCCGTCGGCATTTTAAGTGGTCCCCCAGATCGTGTTAATCTCTGGAAAGAGGCAGCACCGGATCGGTTTATCAAGAGCCTGCAACTCAATATACTGAGAGACCCCTATTCCGCTGAAGATGCACGAGCGTATTTCGCCGATGGTGGTTTTTTAGTTCTGGGTGAGGTCACCAACCAGTACATTGGGATCGGCCCGAATGACCCGCGCATGATGCCCTATTGGGCGATGACTGAAGAAATGGATATACCAGTACAGATCCATATGGGCAGCGGCCCCCCAGGCGCGGGCGCCCTTGTACCGGATTTCCTTGTTGCAGCAGGTAACCCGTTGCTCCTCGAGCCAGTACTTGCAGAGCACCCAAACCTCCGGATTTCGATCATGCACATGGCGGAAGGGTTCAATGACGAATTGGTCATGATGCTTTGGACCTATCCACAATTGTATGTAGATATCGGCGGGATTATGTGGGGTAAGGGTATCGAATACTTTTACGGTCAGCTTGAGGACCTTGTAAACGCAGGGTTTTCGAACCGCTTGATGTTTGGTGCTGACGCCATGACTTGGCCGGGTCTGATTACTCGCTCACTCGAAATCATGGAAAACGCAGACTTTCTCAGTGAAGCCCAGAAGCAAGACATATACTTCAATAATGCGGTGCGCTTCTTTGGTCTAGATTCAGAAGAAATGAAGCGTCGCGCCTTGGGCAAGAAACCATAA
- a CDS encoding M1 family metallopeptidase: protein MYRRLLSCFFAFCLFLPTAVAQRPVPYPVFTTPQFDQAVANGTRNLDGTPGTNYWTNTASYSIEAALMPDSAFVVGDVIATYTNNSPDTLDTIVMHLRQNLHKAGAVRNRPQQLTGGMDVQNVTVDYSPADYDINGTLMYLALEKPLLPDSSLLVGMHWTFKIPEPGAPRMGGDGEVFFVAYWYPQFAMYDDLRGWKADQYMGNGEFYMGFADYDVHLTAPAGWVMAATGTLQNPMATLSDSSQARLARASRTRDIVSMLSADEVASGFSATQPGGVVTWHYKAEQVRDFAFGTSNAYAWDATSALAGDVDGDGAMDTTMIHAFYRPGKAAWPRGAEFTQYSVEFMADKFFPYPYPHMTAMEGVVGGGMEFPMMTHIGGNRTDQSLFSVTLHEVAHMWFPMIVGQDEKAYTWMDEGLTSFNTNEGKAAFWNDSTQWLPSKQSYYRIAGTGDEAPSMRHGDQYPYGTAARGIASYRKPAVALHALRGLIGEEAFMHAYRTYAARWMWKHATPYDFFNTFEDVLGQDLDWFWTPMFFETWTLDHAIKDVAADENGVTVMLEDRGLTPMPLPVRLTYKDGNVEEGVVSLDTWLSGNREAQLTFPAGEIQKVEIDPGLFLPDVDRSNNTWQP, encoded by the coding sequence ATGTATCGCCGGCTACTTTCCTGCTTCTTTGCTTTCTGCCTCTTTCTCCCCACAGCTGTTGCCCAACGCCCCGTGCCCTATCCCGTATTCACCACCCCGCAATTTGACCAGGCCGTAGCCAACGGCACACGCAACCTCGACGGTACACCCGGCACAAACTACTGGACCAACACCGCCTCCTACTCCATCGAAGCCGCGCTAATGCCGGATAGCGCATTTGTTGTGGGTGACGTGATTGCTACCTACACAAACAACAGTCCTGACACACTCGACACTATCGTCATGCACCTGCGGCAAAACCTGCACAAAGCCGGCGCAGTACGCAACCGCCCGCAGCAGCTCACTGGCGGCATGGATGTACAAAACGTTACCGTCGATTACAGCCCCGCAGACTACGACATCAACGGTACCCTCATGTACCTCGCGCTGGAAAAACCGCTACTCCCGGATAGCAGTTTACTCGTGGGCATGCACTGGACCTTCAAAATCCCAGAGCCCGGCGCGCCCCGCATGGGTGGAGATGGTGAGGTCTTCTTTGTCGCCTACTGGTACCCGCAATTTGCCATGTATGACGACCTCCGCGGCTGGAAAGCAGATCAATACATGGGCAATGGCGAGTTTTACATGGGCTTCGCAGATTACGACGTACACCTGACCGCCCCCGCCGGCTGGGTCATGGCGGCTACCGGTACGCTACAAAATCCAATGGCAACGCTTTCTGATTCATCTCAGGCTCGACTTGCGCGCGCAAGCCGGACGCGAGACATTGTGTCGATGCTGAGTGCTGACGAAGTGGCTTCCGGCTTTTCTGCCACACAACCCGGTGGTGTTGTAACCTGGCACTACAAAGCAGAGCAGGTCCGCGACTTCGCGTTTGGCACCTCCAATGCTTACGCCTGGGACGCTACCAGTGCGCTTGCCGGCGATGTAGACGGCGACGGTGCCATGGACACCACCATGATCCACGCCTTCTATCGCCCCGGTAAAGCTGCCTGGCCCCGCGGCGCTGAGTTCACGCAATACTCCGTGGAATTTATGGCCGACAAATTCTTCCCTTACCCCTATCCACACATGACCGCCATGGAAGGCGTTGTTGGTGGCGGGATGGAATTCCCGATGATGACCCACATCGGTGGCAACCGAACCGACCAGTCGCTCTTCAGCGTCACGCTCCACGAAGTGGCCCACATGTGGTTTCCCATGATTGTCGGACAGGATGAAAAAGCGTACACCTGGATGGACGAAGGCCTTACCTCCTTCAACACAAACGAAGGCAAAGCTGCTTTCTGGAACGACTCGACGCAGTGGCTACCATCCAAACAATCGTACTACCGCATTGCCGGCACCGGCGATGAGGCCCCCTCCATGCGTCATGGTGACCAGTATCCTTACGGCACCGCTGCACGTGGCATTGCCTCCTATCGCAAGCCGGCAGTAGCCTTGCACGCCCTCCGTGGCCTGATCGGTGAAGAAGCGTTCATGCACGCCTACCGCACCTACGCAGCGCGTTGGATGTGGAAACACGCTACCCCCTACGATTTCTTCAATACGTTTGAAGATGTGCTCGGCCAGGATCTCGACTGGTTCTGGACACCCATGTTCTTCGAAACCTGGACGCTCGACCACGCCATAAAAGATGTGGCAGCAGATGAAAATGGCGTAACGGTTATGCTGGAAGATAGAGGCCTAACCCCAATGCCCCTCCCCGTGCGGTTAACCTATAAAGATGGCAACGTTGAAGAAGGCGTCGTCTCGCTCGACACCTGGCTTTCTGGCAACCGCGAAGCCCAACTCACTTTCCCCGCCGGCGAAATCCAAAAAGTAGAAATCGACCCCGGCCTCTTCCTCCCCGATGTCGACCGCTCCAACAATACCTGGCAGCCGTAG
- a CDS encoding two-component regulator propeller domain-containing protein — protein sequence MGTSAQGKDFARRIGLCIVACLLAWPAAFAVSQPYLTHNYAIEEGLIQSQAAAIHQDQAGYLWIGTIGGLSRFDGLEFRNFTIAEGLINNRISALAEDSRGALWIGTLNGITVMEKGNFTHMTTEEGLLDNTINALHYARDGTMWIATQSGLSQYDGAKFKHFTQAEGLSADNVIDIEEDQDGNLWLATVNGICHKKASKFTCYGIENGIPSPFVADILVDSRQRIWVATSGGVALLSTDGLNQFVRRNDLPFQQADVLLEDQQGFIWIGARAGVLRLDNNGMLTHKWDQGDWITISLFEDSEHNVWAGTSGRGIVKFQQTAFSHMNPAWHLPNDVYLAAYQDDALAYWFGGMVSGLYKVDSTGVEHFDPTTYPALQHVRTIAQDSAGNIWAGGAGGASVYDGKSVKTYSTNNGLINPYVYSIRPDNAGRVWIGTGNGLHVFERDSIRVIDLEVGRNRRTVYTLQAGNDNKMWIGTTEGLMYHDTEGLHKIASTSKRPITTILPDNSGDLWLGTLGYGVLRYRPSTGALVDSLSVSDGLNGSTVYFTEFDGAGDLWVGTSRGVNHVNMDDYWMSDIKTTRSFGKNEGIVGVETNMNAATMDNEGRLWFGTIDAIMQYDATARPINETPPKVHLTDVRLYLEEIDLHDFITDSPQHEADFAFAHDENHLTFDFQGLSFTAPELVRYQYRMSGFDKDWQPLTAGRVATYANLPAGNYMFEVSAVNGDGTMSATPASLQFAVTPPFWKTAWFLTLAVFGAILGVVGVVQLRTRNLNRRRLALEETVATRTVDLKATHAKLVEAQEEALQAAKSRSAFMSTLTHELRTPMNGILGMTQVLQVTSLDEEQKDCADTIMNCSTMMMDLVENLLTFADLAAGKRTVAHAPFDVRHLLNEVVAAYAPQANKKGMEIRCYAPPVLPRQIESDREHIRQVLQHLLSNAVKFTQSGVIYVEAKLEKQDAAAPNMILSVHDTGIGMEKHQLKGVFDAFSQVDSSATRQFQGTGIGLSLAQQLTSLMRGKLTARAWPGIGASFYITLPVGVPDDAAEKNGTQNASVKKPRLYQQNIYIATADAHEKRRLMLLCQSFGMQLLKENQIAKADVAIADPDLATKLVFPAGIPLILLHKSTATRTSDTVLQPGAPGKVVLRILTSSLMAKVNEK from the coding sequence ATGGGGACCTCAGCACAGGGGAAGGATTTTGCAAGGCGTATTGGCCTCTGCATCGTGGCATGTCTATTGGCATGGCCGGCCGCCTTCGCTGTGTCCCAGCCCTATCTCACGCACAACTATGCCATCGAAGAAGGCCTTATCCAGTCGCAAGCCGCAGCCATTCATCAGGACCAAGCCGGCTATTTGTGGATCGGCACAATCGGCGGCCTCAGCCGGTTTGACGGCCTTGAGTTCAGGAACTTCACCATTGCAGAAGGCCTCATCAACAACCGCATCTCCGCTCTCGCCGAAGACAGCAGGGGTGCACTATGGATAGGCACACTGAACGGCATCACGGTCATGGAGAAAGGGAATTTCACCCACATGACCACAGAGGAAGGCCTGCTCGATAACACCATCAATGCGCTTCATTATGCAAGGGACGGGACCATGTGGATCGCAACGCAATCCGGCCTCTCCCAATACGACGGCGCTAAATTCAAACATTTCACCCAGGCGGAAGGCCTCAGCGCCGATAACGTAATCGACATCGAGGAAGACCAGGATGGCAACCTGTGGCTGGCAACTGTCAACGGCATCTGCCACAAAAAAGCCTCAAAATTCACCTGCTACGGCATCGAAAATGGCATTCCATCCCCTTTTGTTGCTGATATCCTGGTTGACAGCCGGCAACGCATCTGGGTAGCCACAAGCGGCGGCGTTGCGCTGCTATCTACCGACGGACTGAATCAGTTTGTACGACGCAATGATTTACCTTTCCAACAGGCAGATGTATTGCTGGAAGATCAGCAAGGATTTATCTGGATCGGCGCTCGAGCAGGTGTTTTACGTCTCGATAACAATGGCATGCTTACGCATAAATGGGACCAGGGCGACTGGATCACCATCTCTCTGTTTGAAGACTCGGAACACAACGTTTGGGCCGGCACCTCTGGCAGGGGTATCGTAAAATTCCAACAGACGGCGTTCTCTCACATGAACCCGGCCTGGCATTTACCAAACGATGTCTACCTTGCAGCTTATCAGGATGACGCGCTCGCTTACTGGTTTGGCGGCATGGTCAGCGGACTGTACAAAGTAGATAGCACAGGTGTAGAGCACTTTGATCCTACGACATACCCGGCCCTCCAACATGTACGCACCATTGCACAGGATTCAGCCGGCAACATCTGGGCCGGCGGGGCTGGTGGCGCCAGTGTTTATGATGGGAAATCGGTCAAAACTTATTCTACAAATAACGGACTCATCAATCCGTATGTCTATAGCATCCGACCAGACAACGCCGGGCGCGTCTGGATTGGCACCGGCAATGGCCTACACGTCTTTGAAAGGGATTCTATTCGCGTAATCGATCTCGAGGTGGGGAGGAATAGAAGAACTGTATATACCTTGCAGGCCGGAAATGACAATAAAATGTGGATCGGTACAACCGAAGGCTTGATGTACCATGACACTGAAGGCTTGCATAAAATTGCCTCCACCAGCAAACGCCCCATCACAACCATCCTGCCAGACAACAGCGGTGACTTGTGGCTCGGCACACTGGGCTATGGCGTATTGCGGTACCGCCCAAGCACGGGCGCACTGGTTGATTCGCTCAGCGTATCCGACGGACTCAACGGCAGCACCGTGTATTTCACCGAATTTGACGGCGCCGGCGATCTCTGGGTAGGGACAAGCCGGGGGGTCAATCATGTGAATATGGACGACTACTGGATGTCCGATATCAAAACCACCCGGTCCTTCGGGAAAAATGAAGGCATTGTCGGTGTAGAAACCAACATGAATGCCGCAACCATGGATAACGAGGGGCGCTTGTGGTTTGGGACGATTGATGCCATCATGCAATACGATGCCACGGCACGGCCGATCAACGAAACGCCTCCCAAAGTGCATTTAACAGATGTACGGCTTTATCTGGAAGAAATCGACCTCCACGACTTTATAACGGACAGTCCGCAACACGAAGCAGATTTTGCTTTTGCCCACGATGAAAATCACCTCACCTTCGATTTTCAGGGATTGAGCTTCACGGCCCCTGAACTTGTGCGGTATCAGTACCGGATGTCTGGATTTGACAAAGACTGGCAGCCCTTGACTGCCGGCCGCGTGGCAACCTATGCAAACCTGCCCGCAGGTAACTACATGTTTGAAGTCTCAGCCGTTAACGGTGATGGGACCATGTCTGCAACGCCGGCTTCGTTGCAATTTGCCGTGACGCCCCCGTTTTGGAAGACTGCGTGGTTCTTAACCCTTGCTGTGTTTGGGGCAATCCTTGGCGTTGTTGGGGTTGTCCAGTTACGCACCAGAAACCTGAACCGGCGCCGGCTTGCGCTGGAAGAAACCGTTGCCACACGCACCGTCGACCTCAAGGCAACCCACGCCAAACTTGTAGAAGCCCAGGAAGAAGCACTGCAGGCAGCCAAATCAAGGTCAGCGTTTATGTCGACCCTCACACACGAGTTGCGCACGCCCATGAATGGTATCCTGGGGATGACGCAAGTGCTACAGGTGACTTCGCTGGATGAAGAGCAAAAAGACTGCGCAGATACCATCATGAATTGCAGCACCATGATGATGGATCTGGTGGAAAACCTGCTCACTTTTGCCGATTTGGCCGCCGGCAAACGGACTGTAGCGCACGCGCCTTTTGATGTCCGCCACCTGCTAAACGAAGTGGTGGCAGCTTATGCACCGCAGGCGAACAAAAAGGGCATGGAGATCCGCTGCTACGCCCCCCCGGTCCTTCCAAGGCAAATAGAAAGCGACCGCGAGCACATACGGCAAGTGTTACAGCACCTGCTCTCCAACGCGGTGAAGTTTACCCAGAGCGGTGTAATCTATGTGGAGGCAAAGCTTGAAAAGCAGGATGCGGCCGCACCCAACATGATTCTGTCGGTGCATGATACAGGGATTGGGATGGAAAAACACCAACTGAAAGGGGTGTTTGATGCGTTCTCGCAAGTGGACAGCAGCGCCACCCGTCAATTTCAGGGCACGGGCATTGGCCTCTCATTGGCCCAGCAGTTGACCAGCCTGATGCGCGGCAAGCTAACCGCCCGCGCCTGGCCCGGCATCGGCGCATCATTTTACATAACGCTCCCGGTGGGCGTGCCAGATGACGCAGCAGAGAAAAACGGCACACAGAACGCGAGCGTGAAGAAACCACGGCTTTACCAGCAGAATATTTACATCGCCACAGCAGATGCACATGAAAAGCGCCGGCTCATGCTCCTCTGCCAGTCGTTTGGGATGCAACTGCTGAAAGAAAACCAGATCGCCAAAGCAGATGTGGCCATTGCAGACCCCGACCTGGCTACCAAGCTAGTCTTCCCGGCAGGTATACCGCTTATCCTGTTGCACAAATCAACTGCAACCCGCACATCCGACACGGTCCTCCAACCCGGCGCACCCGGCAAAGTAGTCCTCCGCATCCTGACCTCAAGCCTGATGGCAAAAGTAAACGAGAAGTGA
- a CDS encoding SUMF1/EgtB/PvdO family nonheme iron enzyme produces MISSTARDLPAYREQVELACQRLGMVPRMMEHLSAMNANAVEASLAMVDGCDVYVGLFAHRYGHIAQGMEASITQLEYERAVQQGIPRLIFLIDEEVPVKPRDIDTGDKAEKLKALKQHLMEENVVAFFESALDLSTKVFQSLVEFREEHRKAQEAKVEDQKAAPAPVEEAKMGPLAELPPLPALDLPPSPYRRLQWFRRKDASVFFGRGEETRELYKALSEQWCDPLVLFYGESGVGKSSLLAAGVRPRLESSHSVHYIRRDRSLGLAGSLAQVLETSMEKIAEAWKAQERRQGRPMIVILDQVEELYTRPIEREGATEDDELQELLRVLQSLFADPSGRPRGRLVLSFRKEWVADIEARLIEASLPFHKLFLERLGLQGVLEVVRGPASSERLQRKYNLSIEQDLPEIIAANLLKDRQSPVAPTLSILLAKMWEQVKNAPSPSFTKDLYLDLAQRGLLLSDFLDEQLDVLQTWNAEVVESGLALDVLNHHTTDLGTAETRLLPGLTSRYPNRSDVLEPLLLECQAAYLLVGSEVKDESGKEIPATRLAHDTLAPLIRQRYKDSDRPGQRAERVLQSRVADWRNDREGAALDEAGLAEVEQGLSGMRTWNEAESRLVAASQKVRQRRRVQQYALYGVGVLVIGVLGWVYQYTNRHNVCNAARTQYEWCRACIDNRGEWSAVGDDISTYCEAARFALPNLNEDFIEIPAGTFMMGSEDERPVHEVHITQPFFLSKIEVTQAWWYAVMGNNPSYRKGADLPVEQVSWEDVQAFMDSLNVLSDCDGCYRLPSEAEWEYAARAGTSTAYSFGDNASDLGGYGWYSENSGGGTQPVGTKSPNPWGLYDMHGNVWEWVQDWYGSYPDSSVTDPPGPESGSSRVIRGGGWFYFARSARSAFRNGWRPDGRNYGVGFRVLRTYP; encoded by the coding sequence ATGATCAGCAGTACGGCGCGCGACCTTCCAGCGTACCGCGAGCAGGTAGAACTCGCCTGCCAGCGCCTGGGCATGGTGCCACGTATGATGGAGCACCTCTCGGCGATGAATGCGAACGCGGTGGAGGCCTCGCTGGCGATGGTCGATGGCTGCGACGTGTACGTGGGACTCTTCGCGCATCGCTACGGGCACATTGCGCAGGGCATGGAGGCTTCGATCACGCAGCTGGAATACGAGCGGGCAGTCCAACAGGGCATTCCGCGCCTGATCTTCCTTATCGATGAGGAAGTGCCCGTCAAACCGCGTGACATAGATACGGGCGATAAGGCAGAGAAACTTAAAGCGTTGAAGCAGCACCTGATGGAGGAGAACGTGGTTGCCTTCTTTGAGAGCGCGCTGGATTTGTCCACGAAGGTTTTCCAGAGCCTGGTCGAGTTTCGGGAGGAGCACCGGAAGGCACAAGAAGCAAAGGTCGAAGATCAGAAAGCAGCACCGGCGCCAGTAGAAGAAGCGAAAATGGGTCCACTTGCGGAGCTGCCTCCCCTGCCGGCGCTGGATCTGCCGCCGAGCCCTTACCGGCGCCTGCAGTGGTTTCGCCGGAAAGATGCCAGCGTGTTCTTCGGCCGTGGAGAGGAGACGCGCGAGCTGTACAAGGCGCTCAGCGAGCAGTGGTGCGATCCGCTCGTACTGTTCTACGGCGAGAGTGGCGTAGGCAAGTCATCTTTACTGGCGGCCGGCGTACGGCCACGGCTCGAATCCAGTCACAGCGTGCATTACATCCGGCGCGACCGCTCGCTGGGCCTCGCCGGTTCACTGGCGCAGGTGCTCGAAACAAGCATGGAGAAGATCGCTGAAGCGTGGAAGGCGCAGGAGCGCCGGCAAGGCAGGCCGATGATCGTGATTCTGGATCAGGTCGAAGAGCTGTATACACGCCCCATCGAACGAGAAGGAGCCACCGAGGACGATGAACTGCAGGAACTCCTGCGGGTATTGCAAAGCCTGTTTGCTGATCCATCTGGCCGGCCCCGTGGACGCCTGGTACTCTCGTTCCGCAAAGAATGGGTGGCCGACATCGAGGCGCGGCTCATCGAGGCTTCACTACCATTCCACAAGCTGTTCCTGGAGCGTCTGGGCCTTCAGGGTGTGTTGGAGGTCGTTCGAGGTCCCGCAAGTAGCGAGCGGTTGCAGAGGAAATATAACCTGAGTATCGAACAAGACCTGCCTGAGATCATCGCGGCGAACCTGCTGAAAGACCGGCAGTCGCCGGTGGCGCCGACGCTTTCGATTTTGCTCGCAAAGATGTGGGAGCAGGTGAAGAACGCCCCCTCTCCATCGTTCACGAAGGACCTGTACCTGGATTTAGCGCAGAGGGGGTTGCTCCTGAGCGATTTTCTCGATGAGCAACTGGACGTGCTACAAACATGGAATGCCGAGGTGGTGGAATCGGGCCTGGCGCTGGACGTGCTGAATCATCACACGACAGACCTGGGTACGGCCGAGACGCGGCTCCTTCCGGGCCTGACGTCGCGCTATCCCAACCGATCTGATGTACTGGAGCCGCTGCTACTTGAGTGCCAGGCGGCTTATCTTCTCGTTGGTAGTGAGGTAAAAGACGAAAGCGGGAAGGAAATACCAGCGACACGCCTGGCGCACGATACCCTCGCTCCGCTGATCCGCCAGCGTTACAAAGACTCGGACCGCCCGGGGCAGCGTGCTGAACGGGTGCTGCAAAGCCGGGTGGCCGACTGGCGAAATGACCGGGAAGGAGCGGCGTTGGATGAAGCGGGTTTGGCGGAAGTCGAGCAGGGTTTGTCCGGTATGCGCACCTGGAACGAAGCCGAATCGCGCCTGGTGGCGGCGAGCCAGAAGGTGCGCCAGCGGCGCCGGGTGCAGCAGTATGCTCTTTATGGCGTGGGTGTATTGGTGATAGGGGTTTTAGGCTGGGTGTATCAGTATACGAATCGTCACAATGTTTGCAACGCCGCCCGCACCCAGTATGAATGGTGTCGCGCCTGTATCGATAACAGGGGTGAATGGAGCGCAGTCGGTGATGACATTTCCACCTATTGCGAGGCCGCGCGATTTGCTTTACCGAATCTCAATGAGGATTTCATTGAGATTCCAGCCGGCACGTTCATGATGGGCTCTGAAGATGAGCGGCCGGTTCATGAGGTGCATATCACGCAGCCTTTCTTTCTGAGTAAGATAGAAGTAACGCAGGCGTGGTGGTACGCTGTGATGGGCAACAATCCGAGTTATCGTAAAGGAGCCGATCTTCCGGTTGAGCAGGTTAGCTGGGAAGATGTACAGGCTTTTATGGATAGCCTGAACGTCTTGTCGGATTGTGATGGATGTTATCGGCTCCCAAGCGAGGCAGAATGGGAGTATGCTGCCCGTGCCGGTACGAGCACGGCCTATAGTTTTGGCGATAATGCGAGCGATCTTGGTGGATATGGCTGGTATTCAGAGAACAGCGGAGGAGGCACGCAGCCCGTTGGGACGAAATCCCCAAATCCATGGGGATTGTATGACATGCATGGGAACGTCTGGGAATGGGTGCAGGATTGGTATGGGTCCTACCCGGACAGTTCAGTGACCGATCCACCCGGCCCAGAATCGGGCTCGAGCCGGGTGATTCGCGGCGGTGGCTGGTTCTACTTCGCCAGGAGCGCTCGCTCGGCGTTTCGCAATGGCTGGAGGCCTGACGGCCGCAATTACGGCGTCGGTTTTCGTGTATTGAGGACTTACCCTTAA
- a CDS encoding HRDC domain-containing protein, translating into MHVRIFTLRFDDLLGGFDDAPLQDFIRDKEVIAIRDHFFTREGRSFLALVVTYNLMRPPDPTDNEKRGKKARDAAWRSMLSPEDYPLFNTLREWRSERCKEDGIPPYVICTNKQLAAMVKQMPQSLTGLGEIEGFGKARLEKYGAAILEILSASPQGDPFTEDKRPPEDEETSNGYG; encoded by the coding sequence ATGCACGTCCGTATATTCACTCTCCGATTCGACGATCTGCTGGGCGGCTTCGACGATGCGCCGTTGCAGGATTTCATCAGGGATAAAGAGGTGATTGCCATTCGTGATCACTTTTTCACCCGGGAAGGGCGCTCCTTTCTGGCTCTGGTCGTTACCTATAACCTGATGCGACCACCTGATCCTACCGACAACGAAAAAAGAGGAAAGAAAGCCAGGGATGCAGCCTGGCGCTCCATGCTCAGCCCGGAGGATTATCCGCTTTTCAATACGCTGCGCGAATGGCGGTCCGAGCGCTGCAAAGAAGACGGGATTCCACCTTACGTGATCTGCACCAACAAACAATTGGCGGCGATGGTGAAGCAGATGCCGCAGAGCCTCACCGGGCTTGGTGAAATTGAGGGTTTCGGCAAGGCACGGCTGGAGAAATACGGCGCGGCCATCCTGGAAATCCTGTCTGCTTCTCCCCAAGGTGACCCATTCACTGAAGACAAAAGACCACCAGAAGATGAAGAAACCAGCAACGGCTATGGATGA